The following are encoded in a window of Haloarcula halophila genomic DNA:
- a CDS encoding lycopene cyclase domain-containing protein: MTALLTYLQFHALFVVPVVVGLVLTTPYRLASRRTVLTATALLAGLALVYTTPWDNYLIGRGVWWYGEGTVLVRGFRAPLGEYLFFLLQPFLVGLWLARFRVDTTPSLRTPVRVRAVGFLAAALVGISGLALLDRSSGLYLGSLLAWSAPILAIQWAFGWQFLRREWRTVAVGTLVPTGYLWLIDSVALALNIWSLSDRYTTGLELPGLGLPIEEAVFFLLTSLFVVQGIVLYVWVVDRWS, translated from the coding sequence ATGACAGCCCTGCTCACCTATCTCCAGTTCCACGCGCTGTTCGTCGTCCCGGTGGTCGTGGGACTGGTACTGACGACCCCGTACCGACTCGCTAGCCGCCGGACTGTCCTCACGGCCACGGCATTGCTGGCCGGACTCGCGCTCGTGTACACGACCCCCTGGGACAACTACCTCATCGGACGCGGCGTCTGGTGGTACGGTGAGGGGACGGTCCTCGTCCGCGGGTTCCGTGCGCCGCTGGGGGAGTATCTCTTCTTCCTGTTACAACCGTTCCTGGTCGGCCTCTGGCTCGCTCGCTTCCGGGTCGACACGACGCCGTCGTTGCGGACGCCGGTGCGGGTCCGTGCCGTCGGCTTCCTGGCAGCAGCCCTCGTAGGAATCTCGGGCCTCGCTCTCCTCGACCGGTCCAGCGGGCTGTACCTCGGATCGCTGTTGGCCTGGAGTGCGCCGATCCTCGCGATCCAGTGGGCCTTCGGCTGGCAGTTCCTCCGCCGGGAGTGGCGGACCGTCGCCGTCGGGACGCTGGTCCCAACCGGCTACCTCTGGTTGATCGACAGCGTCGCGCTGGCGCTGAACATCTGGTCGCTCTCGGACCGGTACACGACCGGGCTGGAACTCCCGGGACTCGGGCTACCGATCGAGGAAGCCGTCTTCTTCCTGTTGACGTCGCTGTTCGTCGTCCAGGGGATCGTCCTCTACGTCTGGGTGGTCGATAGATGGTCGTGA